The following are encoded together in the Ovis aries strain OAR_USU_Benz2616 breed Rambouillet chromosome X, ARS-UI_Ramb_v3.0, whole genome shotgun sequence genome:
- the BEX4 gene encoding protein BEX4 isoform X3 → MFNLQRLEGRNAPVTRHGLRVEVLRRRTCSKNQEEQETARIGPGAMASKEERAIESFNMEDAQQENEGGDQAPLKTGDESRDLGGGKVQKSGGNIRLGWVRRLVPNFRWAIPNRRIDHNEVGNNVEKHIGQMVEIKRKTKKQQMRHHVPYQTPEPDNHYEFCLIP, encoded by the exons AGACTTGAAGGAAGGAATGCTCCTGTAACCAGACATG GTCTGCGAGTCGAAGTGTTGCGGCGGCGCACTTGCAGCAAGAATCAGGAGGAGCAGGAGACAGCAAGGATAGGCCCAG GAGCAATGGCGTCCAAAGAGGAACGAGCAATAGAAAGTTTCAACATGGAAGATGCCCAACAGGAAAACGAAGGAGGGGACCAGGCCCCTTTGAAGACTGGAGACGAATCACGCGACTTGGGAGGGGGCAAAGTCCAGAAGTCTGGAGGAAATATCAGGCTGGGATGGGTTAGACGGCTTGTCCCTAATTTTCGATGGGCTATACCCAACAGGCGTATTGATCACAATGAAGTGGGAAATAATGTAGAAAAGCATATTGGGCAAATGGTAGAAATCAAGAGAAAGACTAAGAAGCAGCAGATGAGACATCATGTGCCCTACCAAACTCCTGAACCTGACAATCATTATGAGTTTTGCCTTATACCTTGA
- the BEX4 gene encoding protein BEX4 isoform X2, translated as MFNLQVFGTLLRRLEGRNAPVTRHGLRVEVLRRRTCSKNQEEQETARIGPGAMASKEERAIESFNMEDAQQENEGGDQAPLKTGDESRDLGGGKVQKSGGNIRLGWVRRLVPNFRWAIPNRRIDHNEVGNNVEKHIGQMVEIKRKTKKQQMRHHVPYQTPEPDNHYEFCLIP; from the exons AGACTTGAAGGAAGGAATGCTCCTGTAACCAGACATG GTCTGCGAGTCGAAGTGTTGCGGCGGCGCACTTGCAGCAAGAATCAGGAGGAGCAGGAGACAGCAAGGATAGGCCCAG GAGCAATGGCGTCCAAAGAGGAACGAGCAATAGAAAGTTTCAACATGGAAGATGCCCAACAGGAAAACGAAGGAGGGGACCAGGCCCCTTTGAAGACTGGAGACGAATCACGCGACTTGGGAGGGGGCAAAGTCCAGAAGTCTGGAGGAAATATCAGGCTGGGATGGGTTAGACGGCTTGTCCCTAATTTTCGATGGGCTATACCCAACAGGCGTATTGATCACAATGAAGTGGGAAATAATGTAGAAAAGCATATTGGGCAAATGGTAGAAATCAAGAGAAAGACTAAGAAGCAGCAGATGAGACATCATGTGCCCTACCAAACTCCTGAACCTGACAATCATTATGAGTTTTGCCTTATACCTTGA
- the BEX4 gene encoding protein BEX4 isoform X4 yields MASKEERAIESFNMEDAQQENEGGDQAPLKTGDESRDLGGGKVQKSGGNIRLGWVRRLVPNFRWAIPNRRIDHNEVGNNVEKHIGQMVEIKRKTKKQQMRHHVPYQTPEPDNHYEFCLIP; encoded by the coding sequence ATGGCGTCCAAAGAGGAACGAGCAATAGAAAGTTTCAACATGGAAGATGCCCAACAGGAAAACGAAGGAGGGGACCAGGCCCCTTTGAAGACTGGAGACGAATCACGCGACTTGGGAGGGGGCAAAGTCCAGAAGTCTGGAGGAAATATCAGGCTGGGATGGGTTAGACGGCTTGTCCCTAATTTTCGATGGGCTATACCCAACAGGCGTATTGATCACAATGAAGTGGGAAATAATGTAGAAAAGCATATTGGGCAAATGGTAGAAATCAAGAGAAAGACTAAGAAGCAGCAGATGAGACATCATGTGCCCTACCAAACTCCTGAACCTGACAATCATTATGAGTTTTGCCTTATACCTTGA